In Desulfurococcaceae archaeon MEX13E-LK6-19, the genomic window CTTGTATCTATCTTTACTATTACCATTAACCGTCACAAGGTCTATCTCAAAATCAAGGCTTGTAAGTGACCTCGTAGGGTCTATATGGTTTCGTGCATACTCTATGAGCTCTTTACGAGTAAAACTAGTCTTACCTCTCTTTACGAGTTCCAGTGCTGCTTTCTTCAATACTAGCCATGTAGGTTCTCTCTCTTCGTAATCCATTGAGTTACCCACCTTCCAAGCCTATCTGCTTTCCCTATGCTACTCACTATCTAGCTAGATCACTATAGCCGGGTATAAATTTATTTATCCAAGAGGTTTGACAATAATTCTTTACAACATAAGAATAAACAAAATAAAATAAAGACAAATAAAATAATGAGTTCTACAAAAGCTATTCTTTTTATTTTCTACCCTCTAGGGTCTCAACAAGAGTTTCGGCCAACTGCTTAAGTACCTGGGCGGCATCGCCATTGGGATACTCTATAAGGTATGGAACTCCCTTATCAATAGCCTTACCTATATAGGGATCAAGAGGTATCTTTGCTAATAGTTTTGTATTATACTTTTCTGCCAGTTCCTCACCAGTACTTCTTCCAAGGAGGTAGTATACTTCACCACACTTGGGACATTTAAAGTAGCTCATATTTTCAACTATTCCTAGTAGTTTTATCCCGTTCTTTACAACAAAATTAATCGCTTTTGCTACAACTGTTTCGGAGAGAACACCTGGTGCTGTAACAATAATTGCTCCGTCAAGATCATTTATTACTTGAACTATAGTTATTGCCTCATCTCCTGTTCCTGGCGGAAGGTCTATTATTAAATAGTCTAGCTCACCCCATACAACATTAGCTAGAAATTCCATTATAGCTCTTGATACAAGCGGGCCCCTCCATACAATTGGTATATCTGGTTTCTCAAGCATTAGATTTGTTGCCACAACTCTTACTCCTAATGGTCCTGTCGCAGGCAGTATTCCTTCTTCACTGGCATATAATCTAATATTTTCCATACCATAGGCTGTTGGAATAGATGAACCATGTATATCTGCATCAAGTATACCAACATTATAGCCTTTGTCGGCAAGAGCTAGAGCCAGCATTGATGAAATAAATGTTTTCCCCACTCCCCCTTTTCCACTGAGTACGATAACTTTATGTTTCACGTTCTTTAGACGCTTTCTTGCCTCGCCTATGAGCGAAAAAACATTTGCTCCTGGCATGGGCTTCCTGTCGGCTGATTGTGTAGCCACTGCAAGCACACCTACAGCCTATAAGCAAGTTCTTGGTTAATATATTATGGTTAACATAAACGTGTGGTGTATTAAAATATGAGGGTTTGCGCAAGAGCTCCCGCGAAGACAATATTGTTTGGGGAACACTTTGTTGTCTTGGGTAGACCAGCTCTCGTGGCGGCCATTAATATTTATGCGAAAGTATGCATCGAGGACAATGATAAACTTGTTGTTGAATCAAAGAATCTCGGACTAAGGCTTACAGAGGATAATGTTCCTGAACAACTTAAACCATACCAGATAATTATTAATGAACTAGTTCAAGATAAGAGTAAAAAATGTTTTCACGCATTAATAGAATCCGATATCCCTGTAGGTGCTGGAATGGGATCAAGTGCTGCTACTTCTGTAGCATTCACAGCAGCTTTAGCAAAATTCCTGGGCTTAGAACTTAGTTTAGACGAGATCTCTAGGATAGCGTTTAAAGCAGAACAATTTGTACATGGAAAGCCTAGTGGTATAGACAATACTATCTCTACTTACGGCGGGATATTATACTATAAAAAAGGCATGTTCAAGAGAATAAGTATTTCATGGCCTGAAGACTACTACCTGGTACTAGCAGACACGGGCGTCGAAAGGTCAACAAAGGATGCGGTGAAAAAAGTTCTAGACCGTTACAATAGAAGGAAAACCGTTATGGAACACATTTATAATGCAGCTGAAGAAATAGTTGATGCAGCATTAAAAGCTCTCAAAGAAAAAGATATGGATACACTTGGAGAACTAATGAACATAAATCACGGCTTACTCGTATCAATAGGTGTAGCCATCCCGGAAACCGAACTGATCGTCCATAATTCATTAAAAGCCGGCGCTATTGGAGCAAAAATAACTGGAGCCGGAATGGGTGGCTCTGTTCTTCTGCTTGTCAGAAACGACAACCTGGAAAACGTGATAAAGCATTTGAGCAACTATGCAAAAGCAACCTATGTCTCAAAACCTGTAGATAAAGGCGTTGAAGTATATATTGCCGAGTAACCTAGGTGGTCATCTTATATACCTCTTTAGTAGTACAGTAACTATAAGGGATGAAGAGAGGTTGCGTACAGAATAATGAAGAAACTCCCATGGACTGACCCATGAAGACCGAAAAAATCACTAAAGAAATGCTTGACAAACTATACTCTATTCTCGAGGAATACAAGAGAAAACTATATGACTACAATAGACTTGTATCCGAAAAAGGATACCGTCTAAAGCCTGTACATATAGTTGTTAAAAAGACTAAACTAGGGACAGTAAAATACATGTATTTTGGAAGATACTGGTATAAAGTAGTTTATGTAGGGAAATCTGGTAAGACAAGCAAAGTAAAATGGGTATATCTGGGTAAAGAGAAGCCGGAAAAAGAACTACCAGATCCGCCTAGACATCCTCTTGAAGGTCTTGTAGTGAAAATAGATAGTACAGGAATATATGTTATAACTAGCTAGATCTAGTTTTTATCGATCAAAACAGCATCTCTTATCACTAGATATCCATATCCTGCTGGAAACCATTTTTTCTCATATTCTTTTATCATAACACGTTTCTTCATGATAACGGAGTCTATGACAAAGGTTTCAATCTCTCCACCTTCACCAACAGGGCTTAACTTGTATTTTCTACAAAGAGAGAGGAATTCCTCAATATTTTCCTTGGTTATACTCTTTCCTAGCCATTTGCTTGTAAGCCCGTAAGCCTGTACCGCCGTTATAATGAATTCTTCTTTCTCTATTTCTCTGCGAAGCACTTGTTCTTGGTCAGTACCCCATAATGGGGCGTAGTGGTTTAGACCTAGTTTCTCTGCTATAATATCGACTCGTTTTTTCTGATAGAGACTTGCAACAGCTCCCGTAACTATTGTGTCAATACCATATTTCTCTTTGATATTCTTGAAACCATTATAGAACTCCATTACCTCGTCTTCTTTAACTCCACTAACGTCAATATATTCAATCGGTATACCTAGTGCTTCAGCGTGTAGTTTAGTCCATTTAATATTTACTGTATGAAACATCCAGGAATCGCTTCTCCTAGGCGTTGCAACAACCAGAACAACCACTTCAATACCGTTACCTATTGCTTCTATAACCGCGTAGTGCGAGTCTTTACCACCAGTGTATAGAGCTGCTGCTTTCTTCAATAGTACTCGACCCTAACACGTTATCTAGGACAGTTTCATTTCTAACAACTATAATATAACTCTAGTACTTCATTAAATAGTAGCTAGTACTGAGGTATGAATTATGGAGCATCATCTTAGGATGCTGTATCGTCTTCTTTGCTTGGCAACATTAGTTGTTACAATGCTATCAACAATACTTTCATTCACAGCATATATTATCAAGAATGACGTGTCCTATTGTTACTATACGATACTATGGTTTGTCTTGACTATGATTACTCTATACCTCTATAAGTCTGAAACGCGACGGAGAAAGGTAGCAGGGACGGGAAGGGATTTCAATGACAATAATGTTATCTAAGATAGAGCCGGCGAATTATTTTATTAGACGGGGTGTATGTATAGATTGCTTGTAGCTCATTTAGCTGACATACATTTGGGTAAGCAACAGTATAGACTTGAATATAGGGAATTTGATGTATATAATTTGTTTCTCGAAGCTCTTGAGCAATGTATTAGAGACCATGTAGACATGATCTTGATCACTGGAGATTTATTTGATGAACCCCGCCCAAGAGTTAATGCATTAAAGACTGTCATTGATGGTTTGAGGAAGGTTATTTCACATGATATAAAAGTCATAATTACTCCTGGCGATCATGATGTACCTAAAAGACGTGATAGACTGGTAATCGATATATTACCCGATATTGTCGATGGAGTATACTCCCTAGGCTATATACGTGGTGAAACTAGTATTGTAGAAAAAGTATTTGAACAGAAGAAGCTCGCCTTATACGCAATACCATTTATACCGCATAAAAATATCGCAAAGAAGCTTCTTCCAAAATTCCTAGAGGATTCTAGGAGGTTTTTCAGTACGCATAAAGAGTACAGGAAAATACTGCTTGCACATTATAGTCTAAAAGAGCTTCTACCTTATGATGCAATGTTTTCAATAACACAAATACCAAGTGTAGATTATGCTGCTTTCGGGCACATTCATGATCGTATAAAACAATACATACCAAGCGGTGGAGTATTAGCATATCCTGGTAGTATAGATATATTCAGTATAAACGAGGCTATTTCATGGAAAGACAAAGGAAAAGGATTCAACATAATAGATTTATCGAAAAAAGATATAACAATAGAGTCAATACACTGGGTTAATCTCGATATTAGACCCCAATATGTAATTGATATAGATAAACACAATATTGAAAAACTACATGATATGCTTACAGAACTAGTCAATACAAGTACGATCAAACCAATAATTGTTCATGTAAAGGCACGTATACCAGAACATGCTGTTACAACACTACGTGCACATACAAATAGGGCTATGATCACTCATGGAGATGCCCTATTCATAAGGCTTTATGTTGAGACAATAGAAGAAAACAATACGATTAAAGAAGGAGAGCGATTAAAGGAGGAATTAGATGAAGCAAGCATTATAGCGTCATTAATAAAATCAACTAAAGAAGTTGCGGAACACATAGTAGAGTTGGCCGAAAAACTAGCCTCAGGAGAATATACCAGAGAAGACATAGAAAAAATACTTAAAGAACTATACAGTGAATGGTTTAAACATATAGATGTAAAGACCTATAATACACTAGCCAAAACTACCTTAGAGAAGAAACAACCCAAAACTGATACGAAGAAACCAAGAAATATACTAGACTTCTTACAACATTAAATGCGGGGTTACACGAAATTATGTTTCAAATAAAACGTGTTGAACTTAAGGATTTTCTAAGTCACGAGCATACAGTAGTATCTTTTGATCAAGGAGTAACAGCTATAATTGGAGAAAATGGTGCAGGAAAGACAAGTATTATTGATGGAATCCTAGCAGCTTTTACAGATTTCAAGAAATCCTCCGAGGAACTAAGAGGAGGGAAAACCAGTCTCATAAGACATGGAAGGCCGGCAGCAGAGGTAACACTTGACTTCATAGTCGACAATAGAGTTTATAGAATACAAAGAACAATCTCACGTTACCCTGGTGGTGATACACATCTACTCTTCGAGATAACAAATGGTAAAAGAAGACTTATTGCACGCGGCACCAAGGCTGTCATTGAAGAACTCTCCAAAATAATAAGTCTCGACACAGAAACAATAAGGAAGATCATGGTATTTAGGCAAGGAGCTATACAAAGAATGCTAAATCTACTTACAATGAATAGGAAAGAAAAAAGAGAACTTTTCGATAAACTTCTTGGTTTACACAAATACGAGAAAGCCAGGGAGAAGTTATATGAGGTATTAAGGTTCACGCTAATTAAACCTACAGGAATAAAGGCAGAATACGCGCCAACAAGAGAAAGCATAAGAAATCTTGAAAATGAAATCATTTATTCCAAGACAAGAATTACTGAACTCCAAAAACAAATAGAGGAAAATAAGGAGAAAATAAGAAAATATCAAGAACAAAAAATCATGATCGAAGAGAAAATAAAAACAATAGAAAACCTAATTAGTGAAAATGAAGAAGCTCTAAACAAAATACTTGTACAAATAAAAGAATACGAGTTGCTGAAAAAAGAAAAAGAAAATATAGAAAATAAACTAAAGAATATAGATAAAACTATTCCGCTACTTGAAAATAAGATCACAGATCTAAAGAAGAAGAGCACTGAACTTGAAAAGTTCTCTAAAGCATACGAAATTCTAACTTCAATAAACCAGCTCAAAACACTAAAGGAAAATATCGCCCAAGAAATTTCTCGCCTCGAAAGAATAATTCATTCACTTAAGAGAATTATTGAATTAAAGAAAACAGGCATTGAAGATAAATACAAAAAACTAAAAGAACTCGACAATAAATTCCACGATCTACAAGCCAGGCTAGACACTGTATCAATAGAAATTAGTCATTTAGAGAAAGAAATAGAGAATCTTACAAATAAAAAGAAGGCGATCATAGAGAAAATAGATCAAATAAACAGTACAATAAAAGAAGACTCTAAAACCTTAAGGAAAAAGATAGATGAAATACAATCAAGAAAAGCTGTTTTGATAAATAGGAGAGAAGATTTGTTGAAAAAGATCAGTGAACTAGAGAAAGCAGAAACTTCATGTCCTGTATGTGGCCGTCCATTAACGAGAGAACACAAAGAATTACTTTTGAAGAAATATCAAGAAGAAATCAGTAATATCACTAATGAAATCAAGATCCTTGATACAAAGTATAAAGAACTTGTTGAAAAATACAATGAAACATTATCATTAGAAAACAGCAGAGAACGTCTTGAATCACAATTGCCTATCATAGAAGAAAAACTAGAGGAGACAACAAGAAAACATGAGAAATACAAGGAAATTAGGAAGAAATTAGAAGAGGAAATTAGTAAACTTAAAGAAGAATTATCATTATTGAAAAAAGCCGGCATTGAAGAACTTTATAGAGAACTTCAAAGAAAAATAGGTGAGGCTGAAGGTTATTCTCCATCGGACATAGATAGCCTTATAAATACTCTCGAAGAGAAGAAGGCAAAACATGCTGAAACAGTTAATAAAATAAATGATTTTACAGACTCATTAAATGAACTACTCAATATGAGAATCGATCTCGATAATATTGATAACTTAATTACACTTGTCAAAAAGAAGATCATAGAGAAAGAGCAGATTACAAGCACTCTAACTAAACTTGAAGCCGAATATAAAGGACTTCTTGGTGAAAAGAAGGCGTTATTAGAAAAACTTAGGGAAGTTGAACAAAAGATCTCCAAGATTGATATTAATGAATTGATCAATAAACGCGATGAACTCGCTAGTAAAGTAAACCAGCTTAAGCAGGAGTATAGCGAGCTAAATAGTAAAATTATTGAGATAAGTTCTATGATAAGGTCTCTTGAGAACGAGAATGAGAAGGCAAACCAAGAAATAGAAAGACATGAAGAATTTGTAAAGAATGCCAGTGAAAAACTTGGATTATTAAAACTAGCCTATTATCTTAGGGAAAG contains:
- a CDS encoding AAA family ATPase gives rise to the protein MFQIKRVELKDFLSHEHTVVSFDQGVTAIIGENGAGKTSIIDGILAAFTDFKKSSEELRGGKTSLIRHGRPAAEVTLDFIVDNRVYRIQRTISRYPGGDTHLLFEITNGKRRLIARGTKAVIEELSKIISLDTETIRKIMVFRQGAIQRMLNLLTMNRKEKRELFDKLLGLHKYEKAREKLYEVLRFTLIKPTGIKAEYAPTRESIRNLENEIIYSKTRITELQKQIEENKEKIRKYQEQKIMIEEKIKTIENLISENEEALNKILVQIKEYELLKKEKENIENKLKNIDKTIPLLENKITDLKKKSTELEKFSKAYEILTSINQLKTLKENIAQEISRLERIIHSLKRIIELKKTGIEDKYKKLKELDNKFHDLQARLDTVSIEISHLEKEIENLTNKKKAIIEKIDQINSTIKEDSKTLRKKIDEIQSRKAVLINRREDLLKKISELEKAETSCPVCGRPLTREHKELLLKKYQEEISNITNEIKILDTKYKELVEKYNETLSLENSRERLESQLPIIEEKLEETTRKHEKYKEIRKKLEEEISKLKEELSLLKKAGIEELYRELQRKIGEAEGYSPSDIDSLINTLEEKKAKHAETVNKINDFTDSLNELLNMRIDLDNIDNLITLVKKKIIEKEQITSTLTKLEAEYKGLLGEKKALLEKLREVEQKISKIDINELINKRDELASKVNQLKQEYSELNSKIIEISSMIRSLENENEKANQEIERHEEFVKNASEKLGLLKLAYYLRESVFHPDKAPSEIRHAAIKLVSREASRILSSFELDYTMVDIDKNINITVSSTNLTRKLSELSGGEQVAVVLAIILALHKVIGKGRLGTLILDEPTIHLDMERRRKLIDIIKKFRGGEQIPQLIVITHHREVEYASDTVYEVVKTRGGVSSVKIYS
- a CDS encoding Mrp/NBP35 family ATP-binding protein, which codes for MPGANVFSLIGEARKRLKNVKHKVIVLSGKGGVGKTFISSMLALALADKGYNVGILDADIHGSSIPTAYGMENIRLYASEEGILPATGPLGVRVVATNLMLEKPDIPIVWRGPLVSRAIMEFLANVVWGELDYLIIDLPPGTGDEAITIVQVINDLDGAIIVTAPGVLSETVVAKAINFVVKNGIKLLGIVENMSYFKCPKCGEVYYLLGRSTGEELAEKYNTKLLAKIPLDPYIGKAIDKGVPYLIEYPNGDAAQVLKQLAETLVETLEGRK
- the mvk gene encoding mevalonate kinase; its protein translation is MRVCARAPAKTILFGEHFVVLGRPALVAAINIYAKVCIEDNDKLVVESKNLGLRLTEDNVPEQLKPYQIIINELVQDKSKKCFHALIESDIPVGAGMGSSAATSVAFTAALAKFLGLELSLDEISRIAFKAEQFVHGKPSGIDNTISTYGGILYYKKGMFKRISISWPEDYYLVLADTGVERSTKDAVKKVLDRYNRRKTVMEHIYNAAEEIVDAALKALKEKDMDTLGELMNINHGLLVSIGVAIPETELIVHNSLKAGAIGAKITGAGMGGSVLLLVRNDNLENVIKHLSNYAKATYVSKPVDKGVEVYIAE
- a CDS encoding diphthine--ammonia ligase, producing MKKAAALYTGGKDSHYAVIEAIGNGIEVVVLVVATPRRSDSWMFHTVNIKWTKLHAEALGIPIEYIDVSGVKEDEVMEFYNGFKNIKEKYGIDTIVTGAVASLYQKKRVDIIAEKLGLNHYAPLWGTDQEQVLRREIEKEEFIITAVQAYGLTSKWLGKSITKENIEEFLSLCRKYKLSPVGEGGEIETFVIDSVIMKKRVMIKEYEKKWFPAGYGYLVIRDAVLIDKN
- a CDS encoding DNA repair exonuclease, with protein sequence MLVAHLADIHLGKQQYRLEYREFDVYNLFLEALEQCIRDHVDMILITGDLFDEPRPRVNALKTVIDGLRKVISHDIKVIITPGDHDVPKRRDRLVIDILPDIVDGVYSLGYIRGETSIVEKVFEQKKLALYAIPFIPHKNIAKKLLPKFLEDSRRFFSTHKEYRKILLAHYSLKELLPYDAMFSITQIPSVDYAAFGHIHDRIKQYIPSGGVLAYPGSIDIFSINEAISWKDKGKGFNIIDLSKKDITIESIHWVNLDIRPQYVIDIDKHNIEKLHDMLTELVNTSTIKPIIVHVKARIPEHAVTTLRAHTNRAMITHGDALFIRLYVETIEENNTIKEGERLKEELDEASIIASLIKSTKEVAEHIVELAEKLASGEYTREDIEKILKELYSEWFKHIDVKTYNTLAKTTLEKKQPKTDTKKPRNILDFLQH